One Brassica oleracea var. oleracea cultivar TO1000 chromosome C7, BOL, whole genome shotgun sequence genomic window carries:
- the LOC106301749 gene encoding protein TIC 21, chloroplastic-like has protein sequence MRSLLLPLASFPMRPGFQQRLSNRHLPLFNPLGLAPTQIISPKRRATISSYQSPSSLPVYGFQIRGSKPSFTPYTVAFSSPTSPASVSADNEVDKAKLAQVAKRLEKTSRYFKRLGSIGFWGQLVSTVVAAVILSFSIVVTGKPTSPATFYATASGIAAAFVSVFWSFGYIRLSERLRRTAGDPAKAPPRADVVKGLRSGIMVNLLGMGAAILGMQATVGFLVAKALTTSANPFYQGVSQGYSPVLALDVFLVQASANTLLSHFLGLVCSLELLRSVTVPNSESVFVPKVA, from the exons ATGCGGTCACTACTCTTGCCGCTGGCGAGCTTCCCCATGCGGCCAGGTTTCCAGCAACGCCTCTCAAATCGCCACCTGCCATTGTTTAATCCACTCGGCTTGGCTCCAACACAGATCATTTCGCCGAAGAGGAGAGCCACCATCTCTTCTTACCAGTCTCCGTCATCTCTACCAGTCTACGGTTTCCAAATTCGAGGATCTAAACCTAGCTTCACACCATACACGGTGGCGTTTTCCTCTCCAACCTCTCCTGCTTCAGTTTCAGCTGATAATGAAGTCGACAAGGCAAAACTCGCTCAG GTTGCAAAGAGACTAGAGAAGACTTCAAGGTACTTCAAGAGGCTTGGGAGTATTGGTTTCTGGGGGCAGCTTGTCTCAACTGTTGTGGCTGCTGTCATTCTATCCTTCTCCATTGTTGTAACTGGCAAACCCACTTCCCCTGCTACTTTCTACGCAACCGCTAGTGGCATCGCTGCTGCATTTGTCTCTGTCTTCTGGTCCTTTGGCTATATTCGCCTCTCTGAGAGGCTCCGTCGAACTGCCGGTGACCCTGCCAAG GCCCCGCCTCGTGCTGATGTTGTGAAAGGTTTGAGAAGTGGGATTATGGTTAACCTTCTTGGAATGGGAGCTGCAATTCTCGGGATGCAAGCAACGGTTGGGTTTTTAGTTGCAAAGGCTTTAACAACCTCAGCAAACCCTTTCTACCAAGGAGTCTCTCAAGGATACAGCCCCGTTCTTGCCCTCGATGTCTTCCTCGTTCAG GCATCGGCCAACACCTTGCTTTCTCATTTTCTAGGCCTTGTTTGTTCCTTAGAGCTGTTGCGGTCCGTGACAGTGCCCAACTCCGAATCAGTCTTCGTTCCTAAAGTTGCATGA